Proteins found in one Plasmodium knowlesi strain H genome assembly, chromosome: 12 genomic segment:
- a CDS encoding dephospho-CoA kinase, putative: MFLTFFLDKCIPCFLALGSIPIGFINRKNKFKKIENHKYALVSTIVMNSFLIYINKFFGLLGIFNFFLGNYLCLIGITGGIAVGKSTFCNFLKKKDVVVINADEITSQIYKKGSTCYKKILKHFGEEILNNDKTINRTLLRKIVFNNEENVKYINKITHTYIIIQIIKECLKYKFLYFKYNVAIEAPLLIETKLYLLTSPVILLKSSVKNQITRILSRDKNCTYDTAMSIIKNQLPTDEKIKYADIIINNDGDLLDLQMKCDVVYNKYLKSFFF, translated from the exons ATGTTTTTAACATTCTTTTTGGACAAATGTATTCCATGTTTCCTGGCACTAGGTTCCATTCCTATTGGGTTtataaatagaaaaaacaaattcaaGAAGATAGAAAATCACAAATATGCCCTAGTTAGCACAATAGTTATGAACAGCTTCttaatttatataaataaGTTTTTCGGTCTATTaggaatttttaattttttcttgggGAACTATCTATGTCTAATCGGTATCACAGGTGGAATTGCAGTGGGGAAGTCaacattttgtaattttctaaaaaaaaaagacgtgGTTGTCATTAATGCAGACGAAATAACGAGCCAGATATACAAAAAGGGATCAAcatgttacaaaaaaattttgaagcatTTTGGAGAGGAAATCTTGAACAATGACAAGACTATTAACAGAACCTTGCTacgaaaaattgtttttaacAATGAGGAAAATGTTAAGTACATCAATAAAATCACCCACACGTATATAATAATACAGATAATTAAGGAATGTTTAAAGTATAAATTTCTGTACTTTAAATATAATGTAGCGATAGAGGCGCCTCTGTTAATTGAAACTAAACTGTACTTATTGACAAGTCCTGTTATACTTCTTAAATCGTCCGTAAAGAATCAGATAACGCGTATATTATCTCGGGACAAAAACTGCACATACGACACGGCAATGAGCATAATAAA AAACCAGTTACCAACGGATGAGAAAATAAAGTACGCAGACATTATCATAAACAATGATGGGGATTTATTAGACCTGCAGATGAAATGCGACGTGGTTTATAACAAATACttaaaaagttttttcttttaa